Proteins from a single region of Streptococcus oralis:
- a CDS encoding GMP reductase, translated as MLNEFPIFDYEDIQLIPNKCVIKSRAEADTSVTLGNHTFKLPVVPANMQTILDENVAEQLAKGGYFYIMHRFDEAGRIPFIKRMHNQGLIASISVGVKDYEYDFVSQLKADVPEYITIDIAHGHADSVISMIQHIKKELPGTFVIAGNVGTPEAVRELENAGADATKVGIGPGKVCITKVKTGFGTGGWQLAALRWCAKAARKPIIADGGIRTHGDIAKSIRFGASMVMIGSLFAGHIESPGKTIEVDGEQFKEYYGSASQYQKGAYKNVEGKRILLPAKGHLQDTLTEMEQDLQSAISYAGGRKVADLKHVDYVIVKNSIWNGDASH; from the coding sequence ATGTTAAATGAATTTCCAATTTTTGATTACGAAGATATTCAGCTGATCCCTAATAAATGTGTCATTAAAAGCCGTGCAGAAGCAGACACGAGTGTCACACTTGGAAATCACACTTTCAAACTACCCGTTGTACCTGCAAATATGCAGACGATTTTGGATGAGAACGTAGCAGAGCAGCTTGCTAAAGGTGGTTACTTCTACATTATGCATCGTTTTGACGAGGCTGGGCGCATTCCTTTTATCAAACGCATGCATAATCAAGGGCTCATTGCTTCCATTTCTGTTGGTGTTAAGGATTACGAGTATGATTTCGTTAGCCAACTCAAGGCAGATGTTCCTGAGTATATCACGATTGATATTGCTCACGGTCATGCGGATAGCGTGATTTCTATGATTCAACACATCAAGAAAGAATTGCCAGGTACTTTTGTCATTGCTGGTAACGTTGGGACGCCAGAAGCTGTACGTGAATTGGAGAATGCTGGGGCGGATGCTACTAAGGTTGGAATCGGTCCTGGTAAGGTTTGTATCACCAAAGTCAAGACTGGTTTTGGTACAGGTGGCTGGCAATTGGCTGCCCTACGTTGGTGTGCTAAAGCTGCGCGTAAACCGATCATTGCTGATGGTGGGATTCGTACTCATGGTGATATAGCCAAGTCTATCCGTTTCGGTGCCAGCATGGTCATGATCGGTTCCCTTTTTGCAGGACACATCGAAAGCCCAGGGAAAACGATTGAAGTTGATGGCGAACAGTTCAAAGAATACTATGGTTCAGCTTCTCAATATCAAAAAGGAGCATATAAAAATGTGGAAGGTAAGCGCATCTTACTGCCTGCTAAAGGGCATTTGCAAGACACCCTTACTGAGATGGAGCAGGACTTGCAAAGTGCTATTTCCTACGCAGGTGGACGCAAGGTTGCGGACCTCAAACACGTTGATTATGTTATCGTGAAAAACTCTATCTGGAATGGGGATGCATCCCACTAA
- a CDS encoding 2-isopropylmalate synthase: MRKVEFFDTSLRDGEQTPGVNFSIKEKVSIARQLEKWGISVIEAGFPAASPDSFIAVQKIARAMKKTAVTGLARSVKSDIDACYEALKDAKYPQIHVFIATSPIHRKYKLNKSKEEILEAIKEHVSYARSKFEVVEFSPEDATRTELDFLLQVVQTAVDAGASYINIPDTVGFTTPEEFARIFDHLTENIKSDHKVVFGVHCHDDLGMATANTLTAIKHGAGRVQGTINGIGERAGNVALEEVAVALKIREDFFQATSDIVLDETMNTSEMVSRFSGIPVPKNKAVVGGNAFSHESGIHQDGVLKNPLTYEIITPELVGVKSNSLPLGKLSGRHAFVEKLRELALDFTEEDIKPLFAKFKALADKKQEITDADIRALVAGTIVENPEGFHFDDLQLQTHADNEIEALVSLANMDGEKVEFNATGQGSVEAIFNAIDKFFNQSVRLVSYTIDAVTDGIDAQARVLVTVENRDTETIFNAAGLDFDVLKASAIAYINANTFVQKENAGEMGQSVSYRDMPSV; this comes from the coding sequence ATGCGTAAAGTTGAATTTTTTGATACAAGTCTTCGTGATGGGGAACAAACTCCTGGTGTTAACTTCTCAATAAAGGAAAAAGTTTCCATTGCAAGACAGCTGGAGAAATGGGGAATTTCTGTAATTGAAGCTGGTTTTCCTGCTGCTAGTCCAGATTCATTTATAGCCGTTCAAAAAATTGCTAGAGCCATGAAAAAAACAGCAGTGACAGGATTAGCTCGTTCTGTAAAATCTGATATTGATGCTTGTTATGAGGCTCTTAAGGATGCCAAATATCCACAAATTCATGTCTTTATCGCTACCAGTCCGATTCACCGCAAGTATAAACTCAATAAGAGCAAGGAAGAGATTTTAGAAGCTATTAAGGAGCATGTTTCTTATGCACGTTCTAAGTTTGAGGTTGTCGAGTTCTCTCCTGAAGATGCGACTAGAACAGAGTTGGATTTCCTCTTACAAGTCGTTCAAACAGCGGTCGATGCAGGTGCATCTTATATCAATATCCCTGACACAGTTGGATTTACGACTCCAGAAGAGTTTGCACGCATCTTTGATCACTTGACTGAAAATATTAAATCAGATCATAAAGTTGTCTTTGGTGTCCACTGTCACGATGATCTCGGTATGGCAACTGCAAATACTTTGACAGCAATTAAACACGGTGCTGGACGTGTCCAGGGAACTATTAATGGTATCGGTGAACGCGCAGGTAATGTTGCTCTTGAAGAAGTAGCTGTTGCTTTGAAGATTCGTGAGGATTTCTTCCAAGCAACTAGTGATATTGTTTTGGATGAAACAATGAATACGTCAGAAATGGTTTCTCGCTTCTCTGGTATTCCAGTTCCTAAAAACAAGGCTGTCGTTGGTGGCAATGCCTTCTCTCATGAATCGGGTATTCACCAAGATGGAGTCCTTAAAAATCCTCTTACTTATGAGATCATCACACCTGAATTGGTCGGTGTTAAGAGTAATAGCCTTCCGCTTGGTAAATTGTCAGGTCGCCATGCCTTTGTTGAAAAACTAAGAGAACTGGCCCTAGATTTTACAGAAGAGGATATCAAACCACTCTTTGCTAAGTTCAAGGCACTAGCGGACAAGAAACAAGAAATCACAGATGCAGATATTCGAGCTCTGGTAGCTGGAACCATTGTTGAAAATCCAGAAGGCTTCCACTTTGATGATTTACAACTTCAAACCCATGCGGACAATGAGATCGAAGCGCTCGTTAGTCTAGCCAACATGGATGGTGAAAAAGTCGAATTCAATGCGACAGGACAAGGCTCTGTTGAAGCGATCTTTAACGCTATCGATAAGTTCTTTAACCAATCTGTCCGCTTGGTGTCCTATACCATTGATGCTGTGACAGATGGAATTGATGCTCAAGCTCGTGTCTTGGTTACTGTTGAAAACAGAGATACAGAGACCATCTTTAACGCGGCAGGTCTTGACTTCGATGTATTGAAGGCTTCGGCGATTGCTTATATCAATGCCAATACCTTTGTTCAAAAAGAGAATGCTGGTGAGATGGGGCAAAGTGTTTCCTACCGAGACATGCCTAGTGTGTAA
- a CDS encoding YbaN family protein: protein MRIIYLSIGFISLALAVIGVVLPLLPTTPFLLLAIACFSKSSKRFEDWLYHTKLYQTYVADFRETKSIARERKKKIIVSIYILMGISIYFAPLLPVKIGLGALTIFITYYLFKVIPDKE from the coding sequence ATGCGTATTATTTACCTAAGTATTGGCTTTATTTCACTGGCTTTAGCTGTTATTGGAGTTGTCCTACCACTTTTGCCAACAACACCCTTTCTTTTGTTAGCTATCGCTTGTTTTTCAAAATCTTCTAAGCGTTTTGAAGACTGGCTTTATCATACAAAGCTTTATCAGACTTATGTAGCGGACTTTCGGGAAACCAAGTCAATAGCGCGAGAACGAAAGAAAAAAATCATAGTATCTATCTATATCTTGATGGGGATTTCTATTTATTTTGCCCCTCTTTTGCCAGTCAAAATCGGTCTGGGAGCCTTGACTATCTTTATCACCTACTATCTCTTTAAAGTCATTCCTGACAAAGAATAG
- a CDS encoding DUF1294 domain-containing protein, whose amino-acid sequence MKINEGITLALLIWNLLIFLIYGIDKSKARRGAWRIPEKILLILALTCGGFGAWLAGITFHHKTRKWYFKTVWFLGVVTTLVALYFIWR is encoded by the coding sequence ATGAAGATAAATGAAGGAATCACGCTAGCTCTCTTGATTTGGAATTTGCTGATTTTCTTGATTTATGGCATTGACAAATCCAAGGCAAGGAGAGGTGCTTGGCGCATCCCAGAGAAAATCTTACTCATTTTGGCTCTTACTTGTGGTGGTTTTGGTGCCTGGTTGGCAGGAATCACCTTTCACCACAAGACTAGAAAATGGTATTTTAAAACAGTTTGGTTTCTTGGGGTGGTGACCACACTAGTAGCCTTATATTTTATTTGGAGGTAA
- the topA gene encoding type I DNA topoisomerase gives MATATKKKKSTVKKNLVIVESPAKAKTIEKYLGRNYKVLASVGHIRDLKKSSMSVDIENNYEPQYINIRGKGPLINDLKKEAKKANKVFLASDPDREGEAISWHLAHILDLDENDANRVVFNEITKDAVKNAFKEPRKIDMDLVDAQQARRVLDRLVGYSISPILWKKVKKGLSAGRVQSVSLKLIIDRENEINAFQPEEYWTIDGVFKKGTKQFQASFYGMNGKKMKLTTNEEVKEVLSHLTSKDFTVDQVDKKERKRNAPLPYTTSTMQMDAANKINFRTRKTMMVAQQLYEGINIGSGVQGLITYMRTDSTRISPVAQNEAASYINDRFGSKYSKHGSKVKNASGAQDAHEAIRPSSVFNTPESIAKYLDKDQLKLYTLIWNRFVASQMTGAIFDTMAVKLSQNGVQFAANGSQVKFDGYLAIYNDSDKNKMLPDMVVGDVVKQVNSKPEQHFTQPPARYSEATLIKTLEENGVGRPSTYAPTIETIQKRYYVRLAAKRFEPTELGEIVNKLIVEYFPDIVNVTFTAEMEGKLDDVEVGKEQWQRVIDAFYKPFSKEVAKAESEMEKIQIKDEPAGFDCEVCGSPMVIKLGRFGKFYACSNFPDCRHTQAIVKEIGVECPSCHQGQIIERKTKRNRIFYGCNRYPECEFTSWDKPIGRDCPKCGHFLVEKKVRGGGKQVVCSNGDYEEEKIK, from the coding sequence GTGGCTACGGCAACAAAGAAGAAAAAATCAACAGTTAAAAAAAATCTAGTCATCGTGGAGTCGCCTGCTAAAGCGAAAACGATTGAGAAATACCTAGGCAGAAACTACAAGGTTCTAGCCAGTGTCGGGCATATCCGTGATTTGAAAAAATCCAGTATGTCTGTCGACATTGAAAATAACTATGAACCGCAGTATATCAATATACGAGGCAAAGGCCCTCTCATCAATGACTTGAAAAAAGAAGCCAAAAAGGCCAATAAAGTCTTTCTGGCGAGTGACCCGGACCGTGAAGGAGAAGCGATTTCCTGGCATTTGGCTCATATCCTTGATTTGGATGAGAATGATGCCAACCGTGTAGTCTTTAATGAAATTACTAAGGACGCTGTAAAAAATGCCTTTAAAGAACCTCGCAAGATTGATATGGACTTGGTCGACGCCCAACAAGCTCGTCGTGTCTTAGACCGCTTGGTAGGGTATTCGATTTCGCCTATTTTGTGGAAAAAGGTCAAGAAGGGCTTATCAGCAGGGCGTGTGCAGTCGGTTTCCCTTAAACTCATCATTGATCGTGAAAATGAAATCAATGCCTTCCAACCGGAAGAATACTGGACAATTGATGGTGTCTTTAAAAAGGGAACCAAGCAATTTCAAGCTTCTTTCTATGGTATGAATGGCAAAAAGATGAAATTGACTACCAACGAAGAAGTTAAAGAAGTCTTGTCCCATTTGACTAGCAAAGACTTCACAGTAGACCAGGTAGATAAGAAAGAACGCAAACGCAATGCGCCCCTACCGTATACAACTTCAACCATGCAGATGGATGCTGCTAACAAAATCAATTTCCGTACTCGAAAGACCATGATGGTGGCTCAACAGCTCTATGAAGGGATCAATATCGGATCAGGTGTCCAAGGTTTGATTACCTATATGCGTACAGACTCGACTCGTATCAGTCCAGTAGCTCAGAATGAAGCGGCAAGCTACATTAACGACCGTTTTGGTAGCAAGTATTCCAAGCATGGTAGCAAGGTCAAGAATGCCTCAGGTGCTCAAGATGCCCACGAAGCCATTCGCCCATCTAGTGTCTTTAACACACCTGAAAGCATCGCTAAGTACTTGGACAAAGACCAGCTCAAGCTCTATACCCTTATCTGGAACCGTTTTGTGGCTAGCCAGATGACAGGCGCTATCTTTGATACCATGGCTGTTAAGCTATCTCAAAATGGGGTTCAGTTTGCGGCAAATGGAAGCCAAGTTAAGTTTGATGGTTATCTTGCTATCTACAACGACTCTGACAAGAACAAAATGTTGCCAGATATGGTTGTTGGAGATGTGGTCAAGCAGGTCAATAGCAAGCCAGAACAACATTTCACTCAACCACCTGCTCGCTATTCAGAAGCGACTCTTATCAAGACCTTGGAAGAAAATGGAGTTGGACGCCCGTCAACCTATGCTCCGACCATTGAAACCATCCAAAAACGTTACTACGTTCGTCTGGCTGCTAAACGTTTTGAACCGACAGAACTGGGAGAAATTGTCAATAAACTCATTGTTGAATATTTCCCAGATATCGTAAACGTGACCTTCACAGCTGAAATGGAAGGGAAACTGGATGATGTTGAAGTTGGGAAAGAGCAGTGGCAACGGGTCATTGATGCCTTTTACAAACCATTCTCTAAAGAAGTAGCCAAGGCTGAATCTGAAATGGAAAAAATCCAGATCAAGGATGAGCCAGCTGGATTTGACTGTGAGGTTTGTGGCAGTCCGATGGTGATTAAGCTCGGTCGTTTTGGTAAATTCTATGCATGTAGCAATTTCCCAGACTGCCGTCACACACAAGCGATTGTCAAAGAGATTGGAGTCGAGTGTCCAAGCTGTCATCAAGGACAAATCATTGAACGCAAAACCAAGCGCAATCGTATCTTCTATGGTTGCAATCGTTACCCAGAATGTGAATTTACTTCCTGGGATAAACCAATTGGACGTGATTGCCCAAAATGCGGACACTTCCTTGTGGAGAAAAAGGTCCGTGGTGGTGGCAAGCAGGTTGTATGTAGTAATGGCGACTACGAAGAAGAGAAAATTAAATAA
- the leuD gene encoding 3-isopropylmalate dehydratase small subunit → MEKFTVYTGTTVPLMNDNIDTDQILPKQFLKLIDKKGFGKYLMYAWRYLDDNYTEDPDFVFNRPEYRKASILISGDNFGAGSSREHAAWALADYGFKVVIAGSFGDIHYNNELNNGMLPIVQPKEVREKLAQLKPTDQVTVDLEKQKIISPVGEFTFEIDSEWKHKLLNGLDDIGITLQYEDLIAAYEKQRPAYWQD, encoded by the coding sequence ATGGAGAAATTTACAGTTTATACGGGAACGACCGTTCCTCTCATGAATGATAATATCGACACCGACCAAATCCTTCCCAAGCAGTTTCTCAAGTTAATTGATAAAAAAGGCTTTGGTAAGTACCTCATGTATGCTTGGCGTTATCTGGACGATAACTATACTGAGGACCCAGACTTTGTCTTTAACAGACCTGAATATCGAAAAGCTAGCATTCTCATCTCAGGGGATAACTTCGGGGCAGGGTCTTCCAGAGAACACGCAGCTTGGGCTCTAGCCGACTATGGTTTTAAGGTCGTGATTGCAGGATCTTTCGGGGACATTCATTACAATAATGAACTCAATAATGGCATGTTGCCTATTGTTCAGCCTAAGGAGGTTAGAGAAAAGCTAGCCCAACTAAAACCGACCGACCAGGTAACTGTAGACTTGGAAAAACAAAAAATCATCTCACCAGTTGGAGAATTCACTTTCGAAATCGATAGCGAATGGAAACACAAGCTCTTAAATGGTTTGGATGATATCGGTATTACTTTGCAGTATGAAGATTTGATTGCTGCCTATGAAAAACAACGACCGGCCTACTGGCAGGATTAG
- the leuB gene encoding 3-isopropylmalate dehydrogenase, whose amino-acid sequence MTKKIVALAGDGIGPEIMEAGLVVLEALASKKGFDYEIDRRPFGGAGIDAAGHPLPDETLKACREADAILLAAIGSPQYDGAVIRPEQGLLALRKELNLYANIRPVKIFDSLKHLSPLKPERIAGVDFVVVRELTGGIYFGDHILEERKARDINDYSYEEVERIIRKAFEIARNRRKIVTSIDKQNVLATSKLWRRVAEEVAQDFPDVTLEHQLVDSAAMLMITNPAKFDVIVTENLFGDILSDESSVLSGTLGVMPSASHSEKGPSLYEPIHGSAPDIAGQGIANPISMILSVAMMLRDSFGRYEDAERIEHAVEASLAAGVLTRDIGGQASTKEMTEAIIERL is encoded by the coding sequence ATGACAAAGAAAATAGTAGCATTAGCAGGGGATGGAATCGGTCCAGAAATTATGGAAGCTGGTTTAGTAGTTCTGGAAGCTCTAGCTTCAAAAAAAGGTTTTGACTATGAGATAGATAGACGCCCCTTTGGAGGTGCAGGTATTGATGCTGCGGGGCATCCCTTACCTGATGAAACCCTCAAGGCATGTAGAGAAGCAGATGCTATTCTCCTAGCAGCTATCGGTAGTCCTCAATATGATGGGGCAGTGATTCGACCTGAACAAGGCTTGCTGGCTCTTCGTAAGGAACTCAATCTCTATGCTAATATTCGCCCCGTAAAAATCTTTGACAGTCTCAAGCATTTGTCACCTCTCAAACCGGAACGAATTGCTGGTGTAGACTTTGTCGTGGTGCGTGAGTTGACAGGTGGGATTTACTTTGGGGATCATATCCTTGAAGAGCGCAAAGCGCGTGATATCAACGACTATAGCTATGAGGAAGTAGAACGGATTATTCGTAAGGCCTTTGAAATCGCAAGAAATCGCAGAAAAATCGTTACCAGTATTGATAAACAAAATGTTCTGGCAACCTCTAAACTCTGGCGCAGAGTGGCTGAGGAAGTCGCACAGGATTTCCCAGATGTAACCTTGGAGCACCAGTTGGTGGACTCAGCTGCCATGCTCATGATTACCAATCCTGCTAAGTTTGATGTCATCGTGACAGAGAATCTTTTCGGAGATATCTTATCTGATGAATCAAGTGTTCTATCTGGTACACTTGGAGTCATGCCATCAGCCAGTCATTCTGAAAAAGGTCCAAGTCTTTATGAGCCTATTCACGGTTCGGCACCTGATATTGCAGGTCAAGGAATTGCCAACCCTATCTCCATGATTTTGTCAGTTGCTATGATGTTGAGAGATAGCTTTGGACGTTATGAGGATGCGGAGCGTATCGAACATGCTGTTGAAGCTAGTTTAGCGGCTGGTGTTTTAACAAGAGATATTGGAGGACAGGCTTCGACCAAGGAAATGACAGAAGCCATCATTGAAAGATTATGA
- the leuC gene encoding 3-isopropylmalate dehydratase large subunit: MAGKSIFDKLWDHHVITGEEGQPQLMYVDQHYIHEVTSPQAFQGLRDAGRRLRRPDLTFGTFDHNVPTVNIYDIRDVISKAQIDKLAENVEEFGIEHAAHGSEKQGIVHMVGPETGRTQPGKFIVCGDSHTATHGAFGAIAFGIGTSEVEHVFATQTLWQVKPKKMLVEFTGVPQKGVYSKDYILALIAKYGVACGVGYVVEYRGQAIDALTMEERMTICNMSIEFGSKMGIMNPDQTTYDYLKGRECVPEDFEEAVADWKTLVSDSDAIYDKVIQMDVSDLAPMVTWGTNPAMGVDFDSSFPEIKDMNDERAYHYMDLEPGQKPADIELGYIFIGSCTNARLSDLQLAARFVKGKKIAPNLTAIVVPGSRPVKRAAEKLGLDKVFLDAGFEWRDPGCSMCLGMNPDKVPDGVHCASTSNRNFEDRQGFGAKTHLCSPAMAAAAAIAGRFVDVRQMPEAQ, translated from the coding sequence ATGGCAGGAAAATCAATTTTTGATAAATTATGGGACCACCATGTCATCACAGGAGAAGAAGGGCAGCCCCAACTCATGTACGTGGATCAGCACTATATTCATGAAGTGACTAGTCCCCAAGCTTTTCAAGGATTACGAGATGCAGGTCGCAGATTGAGACGGCCAGACTTGACATTTGGAACTTTCGATCATAATGTTCCGACCGTCAATATCTACGATATTCGAGATGTGATTTCTAAGGCTCAAATTGATAAGCTTGCTGAAAATGTTGAGGAGTTTGGGATTGAACATGCGGCCCACGGTTCTGAAAAGCAGGGGATTGTTCACATGGTTGGACCAGAAACAGGGCGGACCCAACCAGGAAAATTCATCGTCTGTGGAGATAGCCACACAGCTACTCACGGAGCTTTCGGAGCTATCGCATTTGGGATTGGGACCAGTGAGGTCGAGCATGTTTTTGCTACCCAGACCCTCTGGCAGGTTAAACCCAAGAAAATGCTGGTAGAATTCACTGGTGTTCCTCAAAAAGGAGTTTATTCTAAGGATTACATTTTAGCCTTGATTGCCAAGTACGGCGTTGCTTGTGGTGTAGGCTATGTGGTGGAATATCGTGGGCAAGCGATTGATGCTCTGACCATGGAAGAGCGAATGACCATCTGCAATATGTCCATCGAGTTTGGCTCTAAGATGGGAATCATGAACCCAGATCAAACCACCTATGACTATCTCAAGGGACGGGAATGTGTTCCAGAGGATTTCGAGGAGGCAGTTGCCGACTGGAAGACCCTTGTCAGTGATAGTGATGCTATTTATGATAAGGTTATCCAGATGGATGTCTCAGACTTGGCTCCCATGGTGACTTGGGGCACCAATCCTGCAATGGGCGTTGACTTTGACAGTAGTTTTCCAGAAATTAAGGATATGAATGATGAACGAGCTTATCATTACATGGACTTGGAGCCTGGTCAAAAGCCAGCGGATATTGAACTAGGTTATATCTTTATCGGGTCTTGTACCAATGCTCGTCTCAGTGACTTGCAACTGGCTGCGCGATTTGTCAAAGGAAAGAAAATAGCACCCAACTTAACAGCAATAGTAGTACCAGGTTCTCGTCCTGTCAAACGAGCGGCTGAGAAGTTGGGCTTGGACAAAGTCTTTCTAGATGCTGGTTTTGAGTGGAGAGACCCAGGTTGCTCCATGTGTCTAGGGATGAATCCCGACAAGGTACCTGATGGAGTTCACTGTGCTTCAACCAGTAACCGCAACTTTGAAGATAGACAGGGATTTGGCGCTAAGACCCATCTTTGCAGTCCAGCCATGGCAGCTGCGGCAGCTATCGCAGGTCGATTCGTAGATGTTCGGCAAATGCCAGAAGCCCAGTAA
- a CDS encoding copper homeostasis protein CutC, giving the protein MIYEFCAENVTLLEKAMQAGARRIELCDNLAVGGTTPSYGVTKAAVELAANYDSTIMTMIRPRGGDFVYTDLEIAIMLEDIRLTAQAGSQGVVFGTLTADKKLDKPNLEKLIAASKGMEIVFHMAFDELSDEDQLEAIDWLSQAGVTRILTRAGVSGDSLEKRFEHYHRILGHAKGKIEILPGGGIDLDNRQTFIDQLGVTQLHGTKVVF; this is encoded by the coding sequence ATGATTTACGAATTTTGCGCTGAAAATGTGACCTTGCTTGAAAAAGCGATGCAGGCTGGAGCTCGTCGAATCGAACTTTGTGATAATCTAGCTGTAGGAGGAACAACGCCAAGTTATGGAGTGACCAAGGCAGCGGTTGAATTGGCAGCTAATTATGATAGCACCATCATGACTATGATTCGTCCCCGTGGTGGCGATTTTGTCTATACTGATCTTGAAATAGCGATCATGCTAGAAGACATTCGTTTGACTGCACAGGCTGGAAGTCAAGGGGTTGTATTTGGGACATTAACTGCTGATAAAAAGTTAGATAAGCCTAATCTTGAGAAGCTGATTGCCGCATCTAAAGGAATGGAAATTGTCTTTCACATGGCCTTTGATGAATTGAGTGATGAAGACCAGTTGGAGGCCATTGACTGGCTCAGCCAAGCTGGTGTCACTCGTATCTTAACTCGTGCTGGTGTGTCTGGGGACTCGCTAGAGAAACGTTTTGAACACTATCACAGAATTTTGGGACATGCAAAAGGTAAAATTGAAATCTTACCAGGTGGGGGGATTGACTTGGATAACCGTCAAACCTTTATCGATCAACTAGGCGTGACACAACTTCACGGTACCAAGGTTGTCTTTTAA
- a CDS encoding L-threonylcarbamoyladenylate synthase, with protein sequence MTKHIQWNGTLSQEGYDILKGEGGCIVCPTKVGYIIMTSDKAGLERKFEAKERNRNKPGVVLCGSMDELRALAQLNPEIEAFYQKHWDEDILLGCILPWKPEAFEKLEAYGDGREELMTDVRGTSCFVIKFGKAGEQLAAKLWEEGKMVYASSANPSGKGNRGKVEGIGERIEGAVDLVIEADDYVASIQPDKTIETRYEQGVMVSMVDKDGKLIPEQGRARSTSPAPVVIRKGLDIDKIMMHLSDTFNSWDYRQGEYY encoded by the coding sequence ATGACAAAACACATTCAATGGAACGGAACACTTTCTCAAGAAGGCTATGACATTTTAAAAGGTGAGGGCGGATGTATCGTTTGCCCCACAAAAGTTGGTTACATTATCATGACGAGCGATAAGGCAGGTCTTGAACGCAAATTTGAAGCTAAAGAACGTAACCGTAACAAACCAGGTGTTGTACTTTGTGGTAGCATGGATGAGCTTCGTGCTTTAGCACAACTTAATCCAGAAATTGAAGCCTTCTACCAAAAACATTGGGATGAAGACATCCTACTTGGTTGTATCCTTCCATGGAAACCAGAAGCTTTTGAAAAACTCGAAGCATACGGTGATGGCCGTGAAGAACTCATGACTGACGTTCGTGGTACTAGCTGTTTTGTCATCAAATTTGGTAAAGCTGGTGAACAGTTGGCTGCTAAACTTTGGGAAGAAGGTAAAATGGTCTATGCCTCATCAGCCAACCCATCTGGAAAAGGAAATCGTGGTAAGGTGGAAGGTATCGGAGAACGTATCGAAGGAGCAGTGGACCTTGTCATCGAAGCAGACGACTATGTGGCATCTATCCAACCTGACAAAACGATTGAAACGCGCTACGAGCAAGGTGTGATGGTGTCTATGGTTGATAAAGACGGCAAACTAATCCCAGAACAAGGAAGAGCACGTTCAACTTCACCAGCGCCAGTTGTGATCCGTAAAGGACTTGACATTGATAAAATCATGATGCACTTGTCAGATACCTTTAACTCATGGGACTACCGTCAAGGTGAGTATTACTAA
- a CDS encoding MmcQ/YjbR family DNA-binding protein has protein sequence MFEIFKSYQFNKEKAHAYGFVENGEVWTYSCQILQGEFFMTLSITPDNVSFLVFDQETGDLYPQVHMESMSGSFVASVREACLEILYQIRKACFDVQDFICPQTKRIIDQVQEKYGNQLEYLWEKSPDTAVLRHEGNQKWYAVLMRIPWDRLDKTREGQVEAVNLKHDQVADLLSQKGIYPAFHMNKRYWLSLALDDSLQDEEVLEFIERSWNLTVKK, from the coding sequence ATGTTTGAAATTTTTAAATCCTATCAGTTTAATAAAGAAAAAGCTCATGCCTATGGTTTTGTAGAAAATGGAGAAGTCTGGACCTATAGTTGCCAGATTTTGCAGGGTGAATTTTTCATGACACTCTCCATCACTCCTGATAATGTGAGTTTTCTTGTCTTTGACCAGGAAACGGGAGATCTCTATCCTCAAGTTCATATGGAAAGCATGAGTGGGAGTTTTGTTGCAAGTGTCCGTGAGGCTTGTTTGGAGATTCTTTACCAGATTCGGAAGGCTTGCTTTGATGTACAGGATTTTATCTGTCCTCAGACTAAGCGTATCATAGATCAAGTTCAGGAAAAGTATGGTAATCAGTTGGAGTATCTTTGGGAAAAGTCGCCTGATACAGCTGTATTACGCCATGAAGGTAATCAAAAATGGTATGCTGTTTTAATGAGAATTCCTTGGGATAGGCTAGATAAGACAAGAGAAGGGCAAGTGGAAGCAGTCAACCTCAAACATGACCAAGTAGCTGACTTGCTTTCGCAAAAGGGAATTTACCCAGCCTTTCATATGAACAAACGCTATTGGCTTAGTCTGGCGCTTGATGATAGTTTGCAAGATGAAGAAGTGTTAGAATTTATCGAAAGAAGTTGGAACTTGACCGTGAAAAAATAA